The region ACTCAACAGTACACGCCAGCCTTAGTAGAACTAACACGACGGTCGGCTATTGATCACATTCTTTTCTTAACCCTGACACATCTTAGTATCGTAGCCAATAAACAGGCATTTTTCCGGTAATTAATGATTGGCAAAAAATACCAAATTTTAAATTCGCTTTGTTATATATACCAGTAACCAAAACCATAAATAACGACAGCTACCCGTCCAAAAAATAGGTATTCCCTCTACTTTTCACAGCTCAATAAACTGTTACGTCTAGCAATTCTTTTAACATTTATAAAAGAATTTTGTGTAATAAAACTTTATTTATCCTTAAATAAGATATAGTTCATTACCTAAAAACTAATTCATGTTCAATATTAAACCCTGATGCATTTCACAACAATTATTCGTTGACTTATTTATTGTATAGTTTCTTTTTTCAACTAAAGATAAACTTATAATATTTCGTAACTTTTATCTGTTTATCAAGATACGTTGTCATTACTACTTCACTTGTAACCAGATATATCAATTTTATTGTAAGTAATGTTAATACCACTTACCGAGAGGTATACTCTAGTATGTACATATACTTATAATAGCTGATTATTCTCTTTACTAGTTACAGGGTAGTTCCCTAAAGAGGTGTTCTTAAAGTAGATAACGAATTAACAAACTGTTACTAATCCTAAGCCAATCCACCTTTTATTATGTTAACCATTAATTCATTTGCAACTACCCCTAACGGAAGTGAAGTTGTAAGACAGCTTTACAGGGTATTCGCAACGAATATCGGGCTTGAATTATATTTATGAACCACTTACTGTATAACCTCAACGCTTATGACTATTTCTCGTGCTTGTTTCGATCGCCAACCCTTATTCATTCGGGAAGGAGCTTTACGCCTTTGGGGAGTACCGCTAGCTCATCGAGTTGACGTTTGTCGGGATCGCCAGCTATACAGTTTTAATGATTTCTTCGCGGAACTCTGCTACGACAAGAATGATGGTAGCCTAACATGCGTCTGTACGTTTACCAGACCTCAGCGCCTGGAGCCCTATTTGGAACAAGTTAATTTGGACAAGTTAGCCGACTTCAAGCCCTTGTAACTACTGGCTAATTAATTGCAACATGAGTATCCCGAATTTTCGTACCCCTAAAGTTGGCCTTTTTGGTAGCCTTATAGAAGTTTACTGGCTGGCGGATCACCCACCCGGCTCATGCGGAGCCGTAAAGCGAGTCTGGTCTTCTAAAATTCGGGATGACTCATGCTAATGGGTTAAAAGCGCTTTCAATGCTGGCGGAACCGAAGGGCAGGTCTGAACACCATGCCCTAAAGTTGGCAAAACAGTTATGCTTACCAAAGAAGGCAAGTATTGAATAGAACGCTCCAGTGTAGCCTGGTAGGAATACAACTTGTCCTGAGCGCCCAGCAGCATATAGAGCGGAGTCTTAATTGCCAGTAGCTCTTCTTTAGGCAAGGCCAGATGCCACCAGGAAGTAAGTTGAAAATTAGAGAAAGCGTTTATCTGAAAATCGATCAACAACTTTTCCTGAGCAGATGGTATGTCGGTATACGTCGGGCTAAAAACGACCTCCCGTAAAAAAGACTGCACAGATTCATGTGATGGCGCGTGATAAGCCAGCCAATAGTACCTCAGCAGATGGAAAGAAAGCGTAAGTGACTGGATACCTGCCGGATTTATTAGGATGGCTCTCTTTATTAGCTGGGGAGCCATCCGGCATACTTTCAGGCTAATCAGTGCTCCTAGTGAATGAGCAATTAAGGTAACGCGTGCAACACCGAGTTGCTCCAGTACCTGCTGAGCCCAAATCCCGTATTCATCTGTATTGATGCTCGGGCTTAAACCGTCACTAAAACCCGGCTGCCCATTAATTTCGATGAGACAAAGTCGATAGTTTTTACTTAAACCGGCCAGACTCCGATTGATAGCCCAGGTTAAGGCACTAGAATTAAATCCAGGGAAGAATACCAGGGTTTCGTACACCCGTCTTTTTGGCGTATGAACCCATACCACGGTTTTTCCCCAGGTCGTCAGTACTGTAACTGACTCAAATATGAGCCCGTTTGAGTCCTGAACATGACGCGCCCACATGTCATTAAACTCGGTAGCTTGCTGAGGATTTTTATAGCGCGAGTAATTAGCTGAACTCATAAATAAGTGGCAAAGTGGGTAGCTGAATTTGATTACCCATGCCGATGTATACTACTGTTTATCGACCGAAAAGGCCTAATAATATCCTATTAATTACTAAACATCCTTAGCTACATAATTAGTATATTCTCTCAGCACGATCGATAAACACAAAAGCTTACACTAGCTACCCACATAGCAGCTAACCGACGAACATCAACAGTGTGTAGAATTGTGTCCTGTATTACTTTAAGCCCTTGCGCCGGTCGATGGCGTCCCGGACGCGTGCGGCACTTTCGTAATCTTCTTTTTTTATGATTTTTGCCAATAGTTCCTCCAACTCAGCTAGTGTGTACTCGGCATAAGATCCTTTTTTATCGCGGGTTTTATCATCGACGAAATAGCCCGACATGTCTATAACGTCAGTCGTAGCACGCAGTGGACAATTGAAGCGAACGGCCAGGGCAATGGCGTCGGAAGGACGGGCATCCAGGGCGAGACGTTCTCCCGAAGTAGTCAGGAGACTAATGGTAGCATAAAAAATCTCATCCTTAACATGGGTAATAATGGCCTCTTTCATGATAACTCCCGTTTGCGTCAACGCCTGATAAAACAGATCGTGCGTAAAAGGCCGTAAGGGCTGCATTTTTTCCATGGCGACGGCAATAGCCTGGGCTTCGGAGGCCCCGATAATCAGCGGGATCCGTCGTTTTCCAACAACATCCTCCAGAATCAATGCATAATTTCCCGGCTTCGAGATGCTTTCCGAGAGGGCAATAATCGACAAATCAATCATCCTGTTCAGGTGCTCCGTTCCGTTGAATAAACTGGCAAAGCTCACCCATATCATCGAAAGGTGAAATCACAAAGCCATCCACACTTAGTCGGTATAAATCCCGCTTTTCAACTTCGATCTGGTACCCATTGGTCAGGGTAATATGCTTACCCGTATGGTGCTGCACCGGAATCTTCATTTCGGCCAGTGCGTAAAGCACGAAATCCGTTTCGTCGTAACTCTCCATTGGGGAAGGGTTAGTGTTTATTAGTGATTCGTTATTGAGTAATTGATTACTGGTTATTAGACTGTTAGCAAATTATCGCTAGCCAGCAGCCGAATAACTATTAACCTAATAACTAATCACTACTAACCAACAACCAATTACATTGCGTTTTCATAAATAACCGTGGCACCAAGGCCAATACAAATCACCGACGATACTACAACCAGCGTAGTGCGAACCAATGGGTTGGTTGCCATGCGAACAGAAAACGGTACGCTGAATGCGCTAGCTGCTACCATCATACCCGCGATGGAGCCAATACCAAACAGCCCGAGGTAGATCATGCCTGCGCCTGTGCTCTTTATTTGCGTCAGCACAGAGAGGATCAACGCGCCACTACCCGCCAGCCCATGTATCAGGCCAACTCCGTAAGCTAATCGGTGCGCGTGTCCTTCGTGGACACGGCTATGTGCATCCGCTACTTCCCGGAATACCGTCAATTTGTAGAGCCGCAGGCCACCCAGTGTAACGAGCATCACGCCAACCCCCGCTTCGAGATAGCGAAAGTCACCCGCACGAAGGGCAAACTTTCCCAGCATAAAAATACTGCCGATCAGCAGAATGGTGGACGTATGGCCCAATCCCCAGAAGACGCCGTCTTTTAAGGCCAGCCAGATATTGTTTCGCCGGGTGACAATGGTACTGACAGCCACTAAATGATCGGCTTCAAACGCGTGGGCAAAACCAACGCTTAGGGCCAGAAAAAGGGGAAATACCGTTTGCATGTCGGGTTTACATAAGGTCAATTGAGGGGACCGGCAGCTTGCCAATAATAATCCGATGGTTACCGGTATCGGCAATGACGAGCTGGTTGCTATCGGTGCTAATCGAAAATGGCCAGTACAACTGCTTATCCGTACCGAAACGTGTGTTGGCATTCTCACTGCCCGTTGCGAAACTGGCATGACCAATCAGATTATCCGCCGGTTGGTTGTGTTGCGTTGGTACCGCATCGAACCACAGAATCCGGCTGTTGCCCGTGTCGGCGATGAGTAAGCCGTCGCCATAAAAATGCACGTCGTAGGTCCAGCTTAGTGTTTGCTGAGCTGGAAATAGACCGTACTGATTTTGCCCGTTACTCTCAAAATCAGCCTGACCGATCAGAACATCGGCTGGTTGCTGAGGGGCTGTTCGCCAGTCTTGCCAGAGCAGCGTACGGTAATATTGTGTATCAGCCACGGCCATCTGCCCTTTTGGACCAATTTTAACAGAATACGGCCAGATCGGATTAGCCGAATCGTAATCCCGCTCCGTAAAACCCGATTGACCAACTACGGCCGTAGCCGCAGCAAACGACTCGGTCGGGATCTGGTCGTAAAACAGCACCCGCCGATTGCCCGTATCGGCAATCCAGAGCCGCTGCCCGTCGGAGGTTACGCCATACGGCCAGTTTAACGTTCGTTCGGTTGGAGAGGCTCCAATGCCTTTGGTATTGGGCTGATTGTGGCTAAAATCTACCTGCCCCAGCACCACATCAGCCACTTGGCCGTGCTGCGTGGGAAATTGATTCCAGATCAGAACGCGGTGGTTCCAGGCATCGGCCACGATGAGCCGTTCGCCATCCGACCACAGTCCCGATGGGTACTGCAACGTATCGGCATCAACGCTGCCCCCCGCATTTCGGCCGGTTTCGACCGCGTCTACCTGCCCCAGCACCACATCCGGTTCAGCGTATTCCATAGTGGGCATCCGGTTCCAGATAAAAACACGATTCTGCCCCGTATCGGACACAATCAGTCGCCCATTTATTGTCCAGACACCACGCGGAGCCAGAAACGGATGACCCGAACTTCCCCGAAAAACGGTATTTAATTCCACCAATGGGGAACGTGTGGGTAAGGATTGGGTAAGATTGGGTGTTGTCAGTAGCATATACTTAACAAATTCTCGGTAATTGCTCACCGACGAGCATATTGACCACCCGACGACCACCGATTCGGCTTGTCAGCACGACCTGACCCGGATGTTCCGCTACGACTTCACCGATTATTGCAGCCGATTGCCCATATTCCAGTGTTCGTAGTTTCTGGACAAAGGCGTCCGCTACTTCGGGGGCTACAATCGCCAGAAAAACGCCTTCGTTGGCAACATAAAGTGGGTCCAGGCCCAGCAATTCGCAGGCTCCGGCTACTTCGTCGAGTACCGGAATGGCGGCTTGCTTCAGGTCGATTCCCAGGCGGGTTGCACCCACGTTTCGGTCGCGGGCAATTTCGTTCAGGACGGTAGCCACGCCACCACGCGTCGGGTCACGCAGGAGATGAACAGCGGGGCCAAACTCATCCAGCAGGGCCAGAACGGCATGATTCAGCGGGGCGGTATCGCTGGTCAGGGTGGTTTCGAACTCCAGTCCTTCCCGCACCGACATGATCGCCATACCATGCGTAGCAATGTTGCCACTGACAACTATTTTATCCCCCACCCGAACGTTTTTTACGCTGATGTCGGCCTTAGGATGCAGTTCGCCGATGCCGGAGGTGTTGATAAAAATCTTGTCGCCTTTTCCCCGTTCGACAACTTTGGTATCGCCCGTCACGATTTGCACACCGGCCCGTTCAGATGCCCCCTTTATGCTGACCAGAATATCCCAGAACTCGGCCATAGTCAGGCCTTCTTCCAGAATAAATCCCAGTGATAAGTATTTGGGGACAGCCCCGCACATCGCCAGATCGTTGACGGTACCGTTAACGGCCAGTTCGCCAATGTTGCCGCCGGGAAAAAATACGGGTGAGATAACATAGCTATCGGTCGTGAAAGCCACGCGCCCCGTCAGGTTTAGTAAAGCTCCGTCGTGGTGTGTATCGAGCAATGGGTTGCTGAGCAGATCGAAAACACCCGCTTCGAGCAATTTATTGGTCAGAATGCCCCCGCTGCCGTGCCCGAGCGTAATGATGTCGAAGTCCAGTTTCGGCATTGGACAGTGAAGTTGCATGTTGGTTAATGGTTAGTATGTTATTGGTTATTCATTACTGATCAATGGTATTGCGTTAGTAGTGATTGGTCAATGGTTAATGGTGATTGGGTGCTCAATAACGAATAACTCAATAACCATTAACGAATAACCAATAACATACTAACCATTAACCCATCACTAATAACTAACCTCCGTATTGGCGAAATGGTAGTAAGCCGCGCAGGCGCCCTCCGACGATACCATAGGCGCTCCCAATGGACGCTCAGGCGTGCAGGCGCGTCCGAATTGACTGCATTCGTGCGGCTTTTTGATGCCTTTCAGCACCAGACCGGCAATGCAATCGGGGCATTCGGGCGCTTTGGCGATGGAGACCGAAAATTTACGATCAGCGTCGAAAGCGGCCAGTTCGGGACGTACTGACCAGCCGCTGCCGGGAATGGTACCAATGCCCCGCCACTCACGGTCGACCGTCTCGAACACCTGTTCGATGATGCGCCGGGCTTCGGGGTTTCCTTCCGGACGTACCACCCGGGCATACTGATTTTCGAGCCGGTACTCGCCCCGTTCCAGTTGCCGCACCACCATCAGAATTCCCTGCAACAGATCGACCGGCTCGAATCCGGTTACGACCATCGGCATTTTGTACCGATCGACGAGTGGCCCGTAAGCATCAATGCCCATGATGGCGCAAACGTGACCAGCGGCCAGAAAACCCTGAATATGGGTATCATCGTCCTGAATCACCGCTTCCATAGCCGGAGGCACCAACACATGCGACGCCAGTATTGAAAAGTTTGTCAGCCCCAGTTTCTGCGCCTGTACTACCGCCAGTGCATTGGCGGGAGCCGTTGTTTCGAAGCCTACTGCAAAGAACACGACCTCCCGGTCGGGGTTTTCGCGCGCCAGCCGAACGGCCTCCAGCGGTGAGTACAGAATCCGAACATCGGCCCCGCCCGCTTTCGCGTCGAGCAGGCTCTTTGTGGAACCCGGCACCCGAATCATGTCGCCAAATGAGCACAGAATAACGGCTTTCTCCTCGGCCAGATACACGGCTTTATCAATCAGGTTAACGGGCGTCACGCAGACCGGGCAACCCGGTCCGTGTACCATCGTAACCAACTCAGGCAATAGGTTCAGGATGCCATTTTTGACCAGTCCGTGCGTTTGCCCGCCACACACTTCCATAATCGTCCAGGGACGGGTGGCGGTTCGGTGCAGTTCCTGAATATACTGCTCTACCAGTTCGGGGTCGCGGTATTCGGTGAGGTGTTTCATAGAGCGTGACGATCAATTTGGCTGCTTTCCGTTAATTCATCCAGTTCGCCGATCTCGCGGAGGTAGGCAAAGGTTTTTTCGGCCTCTTCTTCATCGACAATACTGATGGCGACCCCCACGTGAACCAGTACGTAGTCGCCCTCTTTCGCCTGAGGAACCATGTCTAGGCTAGCCTCTTTTACAATACCGCCAAAAGCTACGCGGGCCATACGAACGAGGCCATCGTACTGATATTCAATGGATTTTATTTTACCGGGAATGGCTAAGCACATGAGCAGTTTCGGTTTTGACGTGTACAGTGTTTGTTGTAATCAATGTATACTGAGCGATCTGCCCGAACGAAATGCATTCGTCGTTGGGCGAAAGCTGTTGATGAAAATGGAGTTGATACGCCGGTTCGAGTTCGTACCGCAGCCAGTCGACCAGCAACGCGTTTTGAAAAACACCCCCGCTAAAGGCCAGTTGCTGAACACCCATTTGCCGGGCCACAGCCGCGACGGCCTGCACCAGTGTGTAATGAAACGTAGCGGCAATCTGACCGACTGGCAGACCAGCCTGAAGATCGTTCACAACACCCGCTACGATAGCCTGCGTTGGAACCTGAGCCTTTAAAAGGGTTTCGGGCAAATAGTGTTGAGACGTCGTGTAGCCATTCACCCGAACGTATCGGGCAGCACAGCTTTCAAGTAGCAGGGCGGCTTCACCCTCATAACTGACTTTATCGGCAAGACCCAGCAGAGCGGCCACTGCATCGAAGAGCCGCCCAACGCTACTGGTTTTCAGTTTATTCTGGACACCTACCTTTGTATACAGATTCCATTCTTTCTCGGTGAACTTTGGTCGCAACAGTTCATCAGCACCCGGTATATTAAAGGCTAGTGACAGCGCCGAAAGCCGGGGTTCGCGGGGCATCTTGTCACCTAGCAGCGCATCGAAATAGGCGAAGTGCCCTACCCGCTCGAAGCCTCCGTGCTGGTACTTTATAAACTCGCCACCCCAGATTTGCCCATCTGTCCCATAGCCGGTTCCATCCCAGATGACGCCCAATACGGGCTCAGCCTGCTCCATCAACTTGTTTTCAGCCAGCACGGCCGCCAGATGCGCTTCGTGGTGCTGAATGGATACGAGCGGAATACCCCAGATGTTGGCCAGTTCGTGGGCCAGTTGGGTGGAAAAATAACCTTCGTGTTG is a window of Spirosoma linguale DSM 74 DNA encoding:
- a CDS encoding hydrolase or acyltransferase (alpha/beta hydrolase superfamily)-like protein (KEGG: geo:Geob_2042 alpha/beta hydrolase fold protein), with the protein product MSSANYSRYKNPQQATEFNDMWARHVQDSNGLIFESVTVLTTWGKTVVWVHTPKRRVYETLVFFPGFNSSALTWAINRSLAGLSKNYRLCLIEINGQPGFSDGLSPSINTDEYGIWAQQVLEQLGVARVTLIAHSLGALISLKVCRMAPQLIKRAILINPAGIQSLTLSFHLLRYYWLAYHAPSHESVQSFLREVVFSPTYTDIPSAQEKLLIDFQINAFSNFQLTSWWHLALPKEELLAIKTPLYMLLGAQDKLYSYQATLERSIQYLPSLVSITVLPTLGHGVQTCPSVPPALKALLTH
- a CDS encoding protein of unknown function DUF151 (PFAM: protein of unknown function DUF151~KEGG: dde:Dde_2379 hypothetical protein) codes for the protein MIDLSIIALSESISKPGNYALILEDVVGKRRIPLIIGASEAQAIAVAMEKMQPLRPFTHDLFYQALTQTGVIMKEAIITHVKDEIFYATISLLTTSGERLALDARPSDAIALAVRFNCPLRATTDVIDMSGYFVDDKTRDKKGSYAEYTLAELEELLAKIIKKEDYESAARVRDAIDRRKGLK
- a CDS encoding putative urease accessory protein (KEGG: mpt:Mpe_A3299 putative urease accessory protein), giving the protein MQTVFPLFLALSVGFAHAFEADHLVAVSTIVTRRNNIWLALKDGVFWGLGHTSTILLIGSIFMLGKFALRAGDFRYLEAGVGVMLVTLGGLRLYKLTVFREVADAHSRVHEGHAHRLAYGVGLIHGLAGSGALILSVLTQIKSTGAGMIYLGLFGIGSIAGMMVAASAFSVPFSVRMATNPLVRTTLVVVSSVICIGLGATVIYENAM
- a CDS encoding NHL repeat containing protein (PFAM: NHL repeat containing protein~KEGG: bbt:BBta_0470 hypothetical protein), which encodes MLLTTPNLTQSLPTRSPLVELNTVFRGSSGHPFLAPRGVWTINGRLIVSDTGQNRVFIWNRMPTMEYAEPDVVLGQVDAVETGRNAGGSVDADTLQYPSGLWSDGERLIVADAWNHRVLIWNQFPTQHGQVADVVLGQVDFSHNQPNTKGIGASPTERTLNWPYGVTSDGQRLWIADTGNRRVLFYDQIPTESFAAATAVVGQSGFTERDYDSANPIWPYSVKIGPKGQMAVADTQYYRTLLWQDWRTAPQQPADVLIGQADFESNGQNQYGLFPAQQTLSWTYDVHFYGDGLLIADTGNSRILWFDAVPTQHNQPADNLIGHASFATGSENANTRFGTDKQLYWPFSISTDSNQLVIADTGNHRIIIGKLPVPSIDLM
- a CDS encoding hydrogenase expression/formation protein HypE (TIGRFAM: hydrogenase expression/formation protein HypE~PFAM: AIR synthase related protein domain protein; AIR synthase related protein~KEGG: dat:HRM2_11620 HypE), whose product is MPKLDFDIITLGHGSGGILTNKLLEAGVFDLLSNPLLDTHHDGALLNLTGRVAFTTDSYVISPVFFPGGNIGELAVNGTVNDLAMCGAVPKYLSLGFILEEGLTMAEFWDILVSIKGASERAGVQIVTGDTKVVERGKGDKIFINTSGIGELHPKADISVKNVRVGDKIVVSGNIATHGMAIMSVREGLEFETTLTSDTAPLNHAVLALLDEFGPAVHLLRDPTRGGVATVLNEIARDRNVGATRLGIDLKQAAIPVLDEVAGACELLGLDPLYVANEGVFLAIVAPEVADAFVQKLRTLEYGQSAAIIGEVVAEHPGQVVLTSRIGGRRVVNMLVGEQLPRIC
- a CDS encoding hydrogenase expression/formation protein HypD (TIGRFAM: hydrogenase expression/formation protein HypD~PFAM: hydrogenase formation HypD protein~KEGG: scl:sce4580 hydrogenase expression/formation protein hypD2); amino-acid sequence: MKHLTEYRDPELVEQYIQELHRTATRPWTIMEVCGGQTHGLVKNGILNLLPELVTMVHGPGCPVCVTPVNLIDKAVYLAEEKAVILCSFGDMIRVPGSTKSLLDAKAGGADVRILYSPLEAVRLARENPDREVVFFAVGFETTAPANALAVVQAQKLGLTNFSILASHVLVPPAMEAVIQDDDTHIQGFLAAGHVCAIMGIDAYGPLVDRYKMPMVVTGFEPVDLLQGILMVVRQLERGEYRLENQYARVVRPEGNPEARRIIEQVFETVDREWRGIGTIPGSGWSVRPELAAFDADRKFSVSIAKAPECPDCIAGLVLKGIKKPHECSQFGRACTPERPLGAPMVSSEGACAAYYHFANTEVSY
- a CDS encoding hydrogenase assembly chaperone hypC/hupF (TIGRFAM: hydrogenase assembly chaperone hypC/hupF~PFAM: hydrogenase expression/formation protein (HUPF/HYPC)~KEGG: scl:sce4579 hydrogenase expression/formation protein), whose product is MCLAIPGKIKSIEYQYDGLVRMARVAFGGIVKEASLDMVPQAKEGDYVLVHVGVAISIVDEEEAEKTFAYLREIGELDELTESSQIDRHAL